In Desulfuromonas sp., the following proteins share a genomic window:
- the pyrF gene encoding orotidine-5'-phosphate decarboxylase, which yields MISEARKRLIFALDVDNFEDAEQWVKRLSEKVGVFKVGKQLFTRCGPEVVHMVRGEGGEVFLDLKYHDIPNTVAKAGAEACRLGVRMFNVHALGGREMMEKTVAEVDALFPRGSKDRPLLLAVTILTSSTEQTLCEAGIERPVVEMVPRLARLAREAGMDGVVASPREVELIRQACGGDFVIVTPGVRPAFAALDDQKRVTTPAEAIAAGADYLVVGRPISAAADPVEAADRILEEMASALEKA from the coding sequence ATGATAAGTGAAGCCAGAAAGAGACTGATATTCGCCCTCGATGTGGACAACTTCGAGGACGCCGAGCAGTGGGTCAAGCGCCTGAGCGAAAAGGTCGGGGTGTTCAAGGTCGGCAAGCAGCTCTTCACCCGCTGCGGCCCGGAGGTGGTGCACATGGTCCGCGGCGAGGGGGGGGAGGTCTTTCTCGACCTCAAGTATCACGACATCCCCAACACCGTGGCCAAAGCCGGGGCCGAAGCCTGCCGGCTGGGAGTGCGGATGTTCAACGTTCACGCCCTCGGTGGCCGCGAGATGATGGAGAAGACCGTCGCCGAGGTCGATGCCCTCTTTCCGCGAGGCAGCAAGGACCGCCCCCTGCTCCTGGCGGTGACGATCCTCACGTCGTCCACCGAGCAGACCCTGTGCGAGGCGGGGATCGAACGGCCGGTGGTCGAGATGGTCCCGCGCCTTGCGCGCCTGGCCAGGGAGGCGGGCATGGACGGGGTGGTGGCTTCTCCCCGGGAGGTGGAGCTGATCCGGCAGGCCTGCGGCGGCGACTTTGTCATCGTGACCCCCGGCGTACGGCCGGCCTTCGCCGCCCTGGACGATCAGAAACGGGTGACCACGCCGGCTGAAGCGATTGCGGCGGGGGCCGACTACCTGGTGGTCGGCCGTCCCATCTCGGCGGCGGCCGACCCGGTGGAGGCCGCCGACCGGATTCTCGAAGAGATGGCTTCAGCCCTGGAGAAGGCCTGA
- a CDS encoding DUF4388 domain-containing protein: MKKITLDSHGRLGLPGHAARRIGERPLELTSHSERHLLLVAPGDDGEVILAGTLGEVSVPDLLSFCNMFRRTGLLRFDLAGGAKELFFEAGEVVYASSTFPEEDLGEVLYDLGKVDRESLQRARQFATGSNTVGKILVDKGGVTPKDLWTATRSQVERIVYNLFAFHGGGFSFVSKDLAGEEIVRLPMSTQNLIMEGLRRLDERALFMRRIGSLDAVPVADGEPGKGLSPAESSLFKLVAEGQGTVRELLRRSGAGEFEGLRLLFQLLEKEAVRLEDAPPVQLEGVPGEILAVYNGVLSLLYRRLVRNDPGFDREVAMFLRDLPQPLSYVLRDVTLREDGSVDGGRIMANLAGLEEGDQEKLLAESLGELVFMECAAARRELESAEAAELTHRVQEISRRVKSLVGSKR, encoded by the coding sequence ATGAAAAAGATCACCCTGGACAGCCACGGCCGCCTCGGGCTGCCGGGCCATGCGGCCCGCCGGATCGGCGAGCGCCCACTGGAGCTGACCTCTCACTCGGAACGGCACCTCCTTCTGGTCGCCCCCGGCGACGACGGGGAGGTGATCCTGGCGGGTACGCTCGGAGAGGTCTCCGTCCCCGACCTGCTCTCCTTCTGCAACATGTTCCGCAGGACGGGGCTGCTCCGGTTCGACCTGGCGGGCGGCGCCAAGGAACTCTTCTTTGAGGCGGGCGAGGTGGTCTACGCCTCCAGCACCTTTCCCGAGGAGGATCTCGGGGAGGTCCTGTACGATCTCGGCAAGGTGGACCGCGAGTCCCTACAGAGGGCCCGCCAGTTCGCCACCGGCAGCAACACGGTCGGTAAGATCCTGGTCGACAAGGGGGGGGTGACCCCCAAGGACCTCTGGACGGCCACCCGCAGCCAGGTCGAGCGGATCGTCTACAACCTGTTCGCCTTCCATGGGGGAGGCTTCTCCTTCGTCTCCAAGGACCTGGCGGGCGAGGAGATCGTGCGCCTGCCCATGAGCACCCAGAACCTCATCATGGAGGGGCTGCGCCGGCTCGACGAGCGAGCCCTCTTCATGCGTCGCATCGGATCCCTCGACGCGGTGCCGGTGGCCGACGGGGAGCCCGGCAAGGGTTTGAGCCCCGCCGAAAGCAGCCTGTTCAAGCTGGTCGCCGAGGGGCAGGGCACGGTCCGGGAGCTGCTGCGGCGCAGCGGCGCCGGGGAGTTCGAGGGGTTGCGTCTCCTTTTCCAGTTGCTCGAGAAGGAGGCTGTGCGCCTGGAGGATGCACCGCCGGTGCAGCTGGAGGGGGTGCCGGGGGAGATCCTGGCCGTCTACAACGGCGTGCTGAGCCTCCTCTATCGGCGTCTGGTCAGGAATGACCCTGGCTTCGACCGCGAGGTGGCCATGTTCCTGCGCGACCTTCCCCAGCCCCTCTCCTACGTGCTGCGCGACGTGACCCTGCGGGAGGACGGCAGCGTGGACGGGGGGAGGATCATGGCTAACCTTGCCGGCCTGGAGGAGGGGGACCAGGAAAAGCTGCTGGCCGAGTCTCTGGGCGAACTGGTCTTCATGGAATGCGCCGCCGCGCGCCGGGAGCTGGAGAGCGCCGAGGCGGCCGAACTGACCCACCGGGTGCAGGAGATTTCCCGGCGGGTCAAGAGTCTTGTCGGGAGTAAACGATGA
- a CDS encoding proline--tRNA ligase, giving the protein MRYTQYLLPTLKETPAEAEVTSHQLMLRAGMIRKVAAGIYNYMPMGLRSLRKVEKIVREEMDRAGAIELLMPMVTPAELWQESGRWEQYGKELLRLKDRKESEFCLGPTHEEVITDIVRGTVRSYRQLPLNLYQIQTKFRDEIRPRFGLMRGREFIMKDAYSFDLDDAGADLSYEKMYQAYRRIFERCGLKFRAVEADTGSIGGTSSHEFMVLAASGEDAIVSCGACEYAANVEKAEIQDAGLPTPPATEEVKKVLTPARKTIEDVALFLETTSEKLIKTLVVQTDTGETVAVLLRGDRELNEIKLCRLLGCNWVEMAPEEAVIRATGAPSGFAGPVGLKQLRILADHEVKAMADSVTGANEKDAHIVGVNLERDFSVDTFADLRQAVSGDRCQRCEGTLEVWRGIEVGHVFKLGTKYSEALGAAVLDDQGKEQTLFMGCYGIGVGRTMASAIEQNHDENGIVWPMPIAPFQVLVTMLNPNDDAVRVAAETLYAELGELGVEVLLDDRDERPGVKFKDDDLLGIPLRVTVGARGLKEGSLELQERRSGERTMLPVAEAARQVEQSVRAALA; this is encoded by the coding sequence ATGCGCTATACCCAATACCTGCTTCCCACCCTCAAGGAGACCCCGGCCGAGGCCGAGGTGACCAGCCACCAACTCATGCTGAGGGCCGGCATGATCCGCAAGGTCGCGGCCGGCATTTACAATTACATGCCCATGGGCCTGCGCTCGCTCCGCAAGGTGGAGAAGATCGTCCGAGAGGAGATGGACCGCGCCGGGGCTATCGAGCTGCTCATGCCGATGGTGACCCCCGCCGAGCTGTGGCAGGAGTCGGGGCGCTGGGAGCAGTACGGCAAGGAGCTGCTGCGCCTCAAGGATCGCAAGGAATCCGAGTTCTGCCTCGGACCCACCCACGAAGAGGTGATCACCGACATCGTGCGGGGCACGGTGCGCTCCTACCGCCAGCTGCCCCTCAACCTCTACCAGATCCAGACCAAGTTCCGCGACGAGATCCGGCCCCGCTTCGGCCTCATGCGCGGTCGCGAGTTCATCATGAAGGACGCCTACTCCTTCGACCTCGACGACGCGGGGGCGGACCTGTCCTACGAGAAGATGTACCAGGCCTATCGGCGCATTTTCGAGCGCTGCGGACTGAAGTTCCGCGCCGTGGAGGCCGACACCGGGTCGATCGGCGGGACCTCCTCCCACGAGTTCATGGTTCTGGCCGCTTCGGGGGAGGACGCGATCGTCTCCTGCGGTGCCTGCGAGTATGCGGCCAACGTGGAGAAGGCCGAGATCCAGGACGCCGGCCTGCCGACGCCGCCGGCCACCGAGGAGGTGAAGAAGGTCCTCACCCCGGCCCGCAAGACCATCGAGGATGTGGCCCTCTTCCTGGAGACGACCTCGGAGAAGCTGATCAAGACCCTCGTGGTGCAGACCGACACCGGCGAGACGGTGGCGGTGCTGCTGCGCGGAGACCGCGAGCTGAACGAAATCAAACTCTGCCGCCTGCTCGGCTGCAACTGGGTGGAGATGGCCCCCGAAGAGGCCGTCATCCGCGCCACCGGCGCCCCGAGCGGCTTTGCCGGCCCCGTCGGGCTGAAGCAGCTGCGCATTCTCGCCGATCACGAGGTCAAGGCGATGGCCGATTCGGTCACCGGGGCGAACGAGAAGGACGCCCACATCGTCGGGGTCAACCTGGAGCGGGACTTTTCCGTCGACACCTTCGCCGACCTGCGCCAGGCCGTCAGCGGGGACCGCTGCCAGCGCTGCGAGGGGACCCTGGAGGTCTGGCGGGGGATCGAGGTGGGGCACGTCTTCAAGCTGGGGACCAAGTACTCCGAGGCGCTGGGCGCCGCGGTCCTCGACGATCAGGGTAAGGAGCAGACCCTCTTCATGGGCTGCTACGGCATCGGCGTCGGGCGCACCATGGCCTCGGCCATCGAGCAGAACCACGACGAGAACGGCATCGTCTGGCCGATGCCCATCGCCCCCTTCCAGGTTCTGGTGACCATGCTCAACCCCAACGACGACGCCGTCCGCGTGGCCGCCGAAACCCTCTATGCCGAACTCGGGGAGCTTGGGGTCGAGGTGCTCCTCGACGACCGGGACGAGCGTCCCGGGGTCAAGTTCAAGGACGACGACCTGCTCGGTATCCCCCTGCGGGTCACCGTGGGGGCCCGGGGGCTCAAGGAGGGCTCCCTGGAACTCCAGGAGCGCCGCAGCGGCGAGCGCACCATGTTGCCCGTGGCCGAGGCGGCCCGGCAGGTGGAGCAGAGTGTCAGGGCCGCGCTGGCCTAG
- the rlmB gene encoding 23S rRNA (guanosine(2251)-2'-O)-methyltransferase RlmB produces MAELIYGIHPVREALQGSQRPPLELFLLREDRSARGDELQQLAREAGVPIRLRDRQDLDRLAGSRHHQGAVLRVEPFAFVSLEEIILRWRDSGEKAFFLLLDGITDPHNLGAILRSADAAGCHGVVVPRDRSCSITAVVDRAAAGALAHIPLCQVTNLSRTLEQLKDEGVWAFGMAGGDEAESLYGTDLVRDLALVVGSEGTGLRPNVRRHCDGLLAIPMRGGVSSLNASVAAAVALFEALRQRSV; encoded by the coding sequence ATGGCCGAGCTTATTTACGGCATTCACCCCGTCCGGGAGGCCCTGCAGGGTTCACAGCGGCCCCCTCTGGAGCTCTTTCTGCTCCGGGAAGACCGCTCGGCCCGGGGCGATGAGCTGCAGCAGTTGGCCCGGGAGGCCGGGGTGCCGATCCGCCTGAGGGATCGACAGGACCTCGACCGCCTGGCCGGCAGCCGCCACCACCAGGGGGCAGTGCTGCGGGTGGAGCCCTTCGCCTTCGTCTCGCTGGAAGAGATCATCCTGCGCTGGCGCGATTCGGGGGAAAAAGCTTTTTTCCTTCTTCTGGACGGCATCACCGACCCCCACAACCTGGGGGCGATCCTGCGCAGCGCCGATGCCGCAGGCTGCCACGGGGTGGTCGTCCCCCGGGACCGCAGTTGCTCGATCACCGCGGTCGTCGACCGGGCCGCCGCGGGGGCCTTGGCCCACATCCCCCTGTGTCAGGTGACTAATCTGTCCCGAACCCTCGAGCAGCTCAAGGACGAAGGGGTCTGGGCCTTCGGTATGGCGGGCGGAGACGAGGCCGAGTCACTCTACGGCACCGACCTGGTGCGAGACCTGGCCCTGGTGGTGGGGAGCGAGGGGACGGGGCTGCGGCCCAATGTCCGGCGCCACTGCGACGGCCTGCTCGCCATCCCCATGCGCGGCGGGGTGAGCTCCCTCAACGCATCGGTGGCAGCGGCGGTGGCCCTTTTCGAGGCGCTCCGGCAGCGGAGCGTTTAG